A portion of the Bacillota bacterium genome contains these proteins:
- a CDS encoding nucleotidyltransferase family protein — MFGVNDLDDLIAKLKNSKTLLHEQYGVETIGIFGSYVRGEQKSNSDVDILVEFKEPIGLLKFVALKHQLRELIGRDVDLVMKTALKPGIGKRILKEVIYV; from the coding sequence ATGTTTGGTGTGAACGACCTGGATGACTTAATAGCCAAACTAAAAAATAGCAAAACTCTTCTCCATGAGCAGTACGGCGTCGAAACTATCGGTATATTCGGCTCCTATGTTCGGGGTGAACAAAAGAGCAACAGTGATGTCGACATTCTGGTTGAATTCAAAGAGCCGATTGGGCTTCTAAAGTTTGTTGCCTTGAAGCATCAACTGCGCGAACTTATTGGCAGAGATGTCGATCTAGTTATGAAGACTGCACTCAAGCCGGGTATCGGCAAGAGAATACTGAAAGAGGTAATCTACGTATGA